A stretch of Lathyrus oleraceus cultivar Zhongwan6 chromosome 6, CAAS_Psat_ZW6_1.0, whole genome shotgun sequence DNA encodes these proteins:
- the LOC127092727 gene encoding IQ domain-containing protein IQM3 has translation MEVETHSAFDLNPNSNPYDIHPSGFRTSEYPDPTFRLSLHDDTPLSETFQLSEELHALGSACSQSNAAVCVQKVYRGYRTRRRLADSAVVAEELWWQAIDFWRLNRSTISFFNFPETAASRWSRVTLNASKVGKGLSLDAKAQKLAFQHWIEAIDPRHRYGHNLHYYYEEWCKTDSGQPFFYWLDLGNGKTLDLERCSRSKLRKQCIKYLGPQERENYEYIVCDGKIINNQSGDFLHTKKDSEDAKWIFVMSTEKKLYAGKKKKGLFHHSSFLAGGATLAAGRLEAEDGILKSISAYSGHYRPTDETLDAFLSYLRENGVNLDEVEIRKPNDDLDNYEEGKLDKRSLTTEISITSEISEETDNTPSQDKEDPPLPEIAIGSYKRTLSGGLQSPRSTEVSKTSILQRINSKKGSQSYQLGHSLLRKWSTGAGPRIGCVNDYPVELRLQALEMVNLSPKLPPSPLSYMLRGGLVSPTAPPTPNTQRIYRDESLVN, from the exons ATGGAAGTTGAGACTCACTCTGCCTTTGATCTTAACCCGAATTCAAACCCATACGACATTCACCCCTCGGGTTTTCGGACCTCCGAATACCCCGACCCGACATTCCGTCTCTCCCTTCACGATGATACGCCATTATCCGAAACTTTTCAGTTGTCGGAGGAGTTGCACGCGCTTGGAAGCGCGTGTTCTCAGTCCAACGCGGCCGTTTGTGTTCAGAAAGTCTACCGTGGTTACCGTACACGGCGGAGGTTGGCTGATTCCGCCGTTGTCGCCGAAGAACTATG GTGGCAAGCGATAGATTTTTGGAGGTTAAATCGCAGTACGATTTCGTTCTTTAATTTCCCTGAAACTGCTGCGTCTCGCTGGTCTCGAGTCACACTCAATGCTTCCAAG GTTGGTAAAGGATTGTCCTTAGACGCCAAAGCACAAAAATTGGCTTTTCAGCATTGGATTGAAGCC ATTGATCCACGCCATCGCTATGGACACAACTTGCATTATTATTATGAAGAATGGTGCAAAACTGATTCTGGTCAGCCTTTCTTTTATTG GTTGGATTTGGGAAATGGGAAAACTCTTGACCTTGAACGGTGTTCCCGATCAAAGCTTCGAAAACAATGCATAAAGTATCTTGGACCT CAAGAGAGAGAGAACTATGAATATATTGTCTGCGATGGAAAAATTATCAACAACCAATCTGGAGATTTTCTTCATACCAAAAAGGATTCTGAAGATGCTAAGTGGATATTTGTAATGAGTACCGAGAAGAAACTTTATGCTGGAAAG AAAAAGAAGGGATTATTCCATCATTCTTCCTTTTTGGCTGGTGGAGCTACCTTGGCTGCTGGACGGCTCGAAGCCGAGGATGGGATTCTAAAG TCCATCTCAGCATATAGTGGACACTATCGGCCAACTGACGAAACGCTTGACGCCTTCTTATCATATCTCAGGGAAAATGGTGTCAATCTTGACGAAGTTGAG ATTCGCAAACCAAATGACGACCTTGATAATTATGAGGAAGGCAAGCTTGACAAGAGATCCTTAACAACTGAAATCTCCATCACTTCTGAGATATCTGAGGAAACCGATAACACTCCATCTCAAGATAAGGAAGACCCTCCTCTGCCCGAAATCGCGATTGGTAGTTACAAAAGGACTCTGTCAGGCGGTCTTCAGAGTCCACGCTCTACTGAGGTGTCCAAGACTTCTATATTGCAAAGAATCAATTCAAAGAAAGGTTCACAGTCCTACCAACTGGGACATAGCCTTTTGCGCAAATGGTCAACTGGAGCAGGACCTAGAATCGGGTGTGTTAACGATTACCCTGTGGAGCTTAGACTTCAGGCATTGGAAATGGTTAACCTTTCTCCAAAACTTCCACCATCTCCATTGTCATACATGTTAAGGGGCGGTCTTGTTTCGCCTACAGCTCCTCCGACACCCAACACGCAGCGTATTTACAGGGATGAGAGTCTGGTTAATTGA